In Microcebus murinus isolate Inina unplaced genomic scaffold, M.murinus_Inina_mat1.0 scaf027_hap2_Mmur4.0, whole genome shotgun sequence, one DNA window encodes the following:
- the LOC142868166 gene encoding uncharacterized protein LOC142868166, with product MPHHHDDQRNQCGSLEKGLQAQRVAQGLVGAQAPGAQEEEVATSTTVIPSILEEAGAAETPSPPGSPEGDSSSPTSLASSPEYDSDEGSGSEAEEGPSTYKDPEDSASSPEHHSDEGSSIEEEEGPSTPEDPSDPASSPEHHSDEGSSSEEEEGPSTYKDPEDSASSPEHHSDEGSSIEEEEGPSTPEDPSDPASSPEHHSDEGSSSEEEEGPSTYKDPEDSASSPEHHSDEGSSIEEEEGPSTPEDPSDPASSPEHHSDEESGSEEEEGPSTPEDPSDPASSPEHHSDEGSSSEEEEGQSTPEDPSDPASVLQEALEERMSDLVHFLLLKYRFKDPITKAEMLNIVLNDYQDHFPEIFMKASECMQMVFGVDVKEVDPAGHSYVLVTTLGLTYYEELNDDQRFPKSGLLIIMLGLILFEGDCAPEEVIWEALGGMGVHAGSEHYIYGEPRKLITQDWVQEGYLEYRQVPDSDPACYEFLWGPRAHAETSKMKVLEYVLKVNRSDHRSFPLLYEESVRDEEEGA from the coding sequence ATGCCTCACCACCACGATGATCAAAGAAATCAGTGCGGCAGTCTTGAGAAAGGCCTTCAGGCCCAAAGGGTGGCTCAGGGCCTGGTAGGTGCACAAGCTCCCGGGgctcaggaggaggaggtggctacCTCCACTACTGTGATCCCCAGCATCCTGGAGGAGGCTGGTGCTGCTGAAACACCGAGTCCTCCCGGGAGTCCTGAGGGAGACTCGTCCTCCCCCACTAGCCTGGCCTCCAGTCCAGAGTACGACTCGGATGAGGGATCCGGCAGTGAAGCAGAGGAGGGGCCAAGCACTTACAAGGATCCAGAAGACTCGGCCTCCAGTCCAGAGCACCACTCCGATGAGGGATCCAGCATCGAAGAAGAGGAGGGGCCGAGCACTCCTGAGGATCCATCGGACCCGGCCTCCAGTCCAGAGCACCACTCCGATGAGGGATCCAGCAGTGAAGAAGAGGAGGGGCCAAGCACTTACAAGGATCCAGAAGACTCGGCCTCCAGTCCAGAGCACCACTCCGATGAGGGATCCAGCATCGAAGAAGAGGAGGGGCCGAGCACTCCTGAGGATCCATCGGACCCGGCCTCCAGTCCAGAGCACCACTCCGATGAGGGATCCAGCAGTGAAGAAGAGGAGGGGCCAAGCACTTACAAGGATCCAGAAGACTCGGCCTCCAGTCCAGAGCACCACTCCGATGAGGGATCCAGCATCGAAGAAGAGGAGGGGCCGAGCACTCCTGAGGATCCATCAGACCCGGCCTCCAGTCCAGAGCACCACTCCGATGAGGAATCCGGCAGCGAAGAAGAGGAGGGGCCGAGCACTCCTGAGGATCCATCGGACCCGGCCTCCAGTCCAGAGCACCACTCCGATGAGGGATCCAGCAGCGAAGAAGAGGAGGGGCAGAGTACTCCTGAGGATCCATCAGACCCGGCGTCCGTGCTGCAAGAGGCACTAGAAGAGAGGATGTCTGATTTGGTTCATTTCCTGCTCCTCAAGTATCGCTTCAAGGATCCGATCACCAAGGCAGAAATGCTGAATATTGTCCTCAATGATTACCAAGATCACTTCCCTGAGATCTTTATGAAAGCGTCCGAGTGCATGCAGATGGTCTTTGGCGTGGATGTGAAGGAAGTGGATCCTGCCGGCCACTCCTATGTTCTCGTCACCACCCTGGGCCTCACCTACTATGAGGAGCTGAATGATGACCAGCGTTTTCCTAAGTCCGGTCTCCTGATCATCATGCTGGGTTTGATCCTCTTCGAGGGCGACTGCGCCCCGGAGGAGGTCATCTGGGAAGCCCTGGGCGGGATGGGGGTGCATGCTGGGAGTGAGCATTATATCTACGGGGAGCCCCGGAAGCTCATCACCCAGGATTGGGTGCAGGAAGGGTACCTGGAATACCGGCAGGTGCCCGACAGCGATCCTGCATGTTATGAGTTCCTGTGGGGTCCAAGGGCCCATGCGGAAACCAGCAAGATGAAAGTCCTGGAGTATGTGCTCAAGGTCAATCGGAGCGATCACAGATCCTTCCCACTCCTGTATGAAGAGTCTGTGAGAGATGAGGAAGAGGGGGCGTGA